A region of Curvibacter sp. AEP1-3 DNA encodes the following proteins:
- a CDS encoding class II glutamine amidotransferase, with protein MCQLLGMNSHLPASLTLSFTGFSQRGGCTDHHSDGWGIAFFESEGDQPGKAARHFVDKESASTSPIAKMLKSYPIKSHNVVAHVRKATVGAVTLENCHPFTRELWGRYWVFAHNGDLKEFNPRLHGSFKPVGNTDSELAFCWLLQELNKSHVRVPTVEELTRTLAELVPQIAKHGTFNFLLSNGQALWAHASTKLCYVLRQHPFPEVQLKDEDMTVDLSDLNGPEDRQVIVVTEPLTTNEAWVAMESGELQAFVDGIPLTRTVCKATLIAAAAAAAAQREAEEAAKAAALAASAAG; from the coding sequence ATGTGCCAATTGCTTGGAATGAACAGCCATTTGCCGGCCAGCCTGACGCTGAGCTTCACCGGCTTTTCGCAGCGGGGCGGCTGCACCGACCACCATTCGGATGGTTGGGGCATCGCCTTCTTTGAGAGCGAGGGCGACCAGCCCGGCAAGGCGGCACGGCATTTTGTGGACAAGGAAAGTGCATCGACCTCGCCGATTGCGAAGATGCTCAAGTCCTACCCGATCAAAAGTCATAACGTCGTAGCCCATGTGCGCAAGGCCACCGTTGGCGCCGTCACCCTCGAAAACTGCCACCCGTTTACCCGTGAACTTTGGGGGCGCTACTGGGTCTTCGCCCACAACGGCGACCTGAAAGAATTCAACCCGAGGCTCCATGGCAGCTTCAAGCCGGTGGGCAACACCGATAGCGAGCTGGCGTTTTGCTGGCTGCTACAGGAGTTGAACAAATCCCACGTGAGGGTACCGACAGTCGAAGAACTCACGCGCACGCTGGCGGAACTGGTTCCCCAGATTGCAAAGCACGGTACGTTCAACTTTCTGTTGAGCAATGGTCAAGCCCTGTGGGCACACGCCAGCACCAAGCTCTGCTATGTATTGCGCCAGCACCCTTTCCCGGAGGTGCAGCTCAAGGACGAAGACATGACCGTCGATCTCTCGGACCTGAATGGTCCCGAGGACCGGCAGGTGATCGTGGTGACCGAACCGCTCACTACCAACGAGGCTTGGGTCGCCATGGAGTCCGGCGAGTTACAGGCCTTCGTGGATGGCATACCGCTCACACGCACCGTTTGCAAAGCTACCCTGATTGCAGCGGCCGCGGCTGCTGCAGCACAGCGGGAAGCAGAAGAGGCTGCCAAAGCCGCAGCCCTGGCAGCCTCCGCTGCGGGTTAA
- a CDS encoding 4-oxalocrotonate tautomerase: MPTYHVEMFEGRSPEQKKKLVEEVTRVTAETLGCSPEAVDIIITEVKRENWSTGGKLWSEPRT, from the coding sequence ATGCCCACCTACCACGTTGAAATGTTTGAAGGCCGCTCCCCCGAGCAAAAGAAAAAGCTGGTGGAAGAAGTGACGCGAGTTACGGCCGAAACCCTGGGCTGTTCACCTGAGGCGGTGGACATCATCATCACTGAGGTCAAGCGCGAAAACTGGTCTACCGGCGGGAAGCTCTGGTCAGAGCCGCGCACATAA
- a CDS encoding ArnT family glycosyltransferase yields MQFLFPSDPSARARRVLLLVFVLHAVLGGLLGLSVDEAHYLLYAAHPALSYFDHPPLVGWVQMPLVALDAPVAVLRLVPGVCWLLTVWGVHRLTLRLFAGQAMAPQAALAAVSALALAPLLHVLGIGLLPDTLLMALTVALMQQTWTLMQPAAITRVAPWVVMGVLLGLSGLAKYTAVFTAVAIAVCVVVTQGLRVLRLPALWFGLVIAALLIAPVLVWNAQNQWISFTYQLAHGKGSVWQVSHVLRFLFTQLMAFGPLLLFAAPGWRSAPTPLRPLVWLFVIPFVIFTYMSGGGTALPHWTAPSWVALAPFAGWGLACAWRRGMRWVMAGLASLQFLASACLLGLMSSAGWPVIAGSDAVVAPRPNPFADLHGWDLAGARAQTLAEQRGLPRVAVQNWTLGSRLGWYARPLPVFVLEEGDSQFKLWVGDLSAGEGALLVDWSHMAYEPPVGAYGFASCTLLESLPVQHWGQPLASFRFYDCRGWSGATPQPRLTLAPNS; encoded by the coding sequence TTGCAGTTTTTGTTCCCTTCCGACCCGTCAGCCCGCGCCCGTAGAGTATTGCTTCTGGTGTTTGTGCTGCATGCCGTGCTGGGGGGGCTGCTGGGCCTGTCCGTGGACGAGGCGCATTACCTTCTGTACGCCGCCCACCCCGCCTTGAGTTACTTCGACCATCCACCTTTAGTGGGTTGGGTGCAGATGCCTTTGGTGGCTCTGGATGCACCGGTCGCCGTGCTCCGCTTGGTTCCAGGCGTTTGCTGGTTGCTCACGGTGTGGGGCGTGCACCGATTGACGCTGCGGCTTTTTGCGGGCCAGGCGATGGCACCGCAAGCTGCATTGGCTGCGGTGTCAGCACTCGCGCTGGCGCCTTTGCTGCATGTGCTGGGCATAGGCCTGTTGCCTGATACCTTGTTGATGGCGCTCACCGTGGCCCTGATGCAGCAGACGTGGACCTTGATGCAGCCCGCAGCTATCACCCGCGTTGCACCTTGGGTGGTGATGGGCGTGTTGTTGGGCTTGTCAGGCTTGGCCAAGTACACCGCTGTCTTTACTGCGGTTGCGATTGCGGTATGCGTCGTCGTTACCCAAGGGTTGCGGGTGTTGCGCCTGCCTGCGCTGTGGTTCGGCCTCGTGATTGCCGCACTGCTGATTGCACCGGTGCTGGTGTGGAATGCCCAGAACCAGTGGATTTCATTTACCTACCAACTCGCGCACGGCAAGGGCAGTGTGTGGCAGGTATCGCACGTACTGCGGTTTCTCTTTACGCAACTGATGGCCTTTGGCCCGCTCTTGCTGTTCGCAGCGCCGGGTTGGCGCAGTGCTCCGACACCTTTGCGCCCCTTGGTCTGGCTGTTCGTCATTCCCTTTGTAATCTTCACCTACATGTCCGGTGGAGGGACTGCCTTACCGCACTGGACCGCACCCTCTTGGGTGGCGCTGGCACCTTTTGCGGGTTGGGGTTTGGCTTGTGCGTGGCGCAGGGGCATGCGATGGGTGATGGCAGGTTTGGCCTCTTTGCAGTTCTTGGCAAGTGCTTGCTTGCTGGGGCTGATGAGCAGCGCGGGCTGGCCGGTCATTGCCGGTAGCGATGCTGTTGTGGCGCCGCGGCCTAACCCCTTTGCGGACTTGCATGGCTGGGACCTGGCTGGTGCCCGCGCCCAGACGCTGGCGGAGCAACGGGGCTTGCCGCGAGTCGCCGTGCAGAACTGGACGCTGGGCAGTCGCCTGGGTTGGTACGCCCGCCCTTTACCGGTATTCGTTCTGGAGGAAGGGGATTCCCAGTTCAAACTGTGGGTAGGGGACTTGTCCGCAGGCGAGGGGGCTTTGCTGGTTGATTGGTCCCATATGGCCTACGAGCCTCCTGTGGGAGCATATGGTTTTGCGTCCTGCACCTTGCTGGAGAGTCTGCCGGTGCAGCACTGGGGCCAGCCCCTGGCGAGCTTCCGCTTCTACGACTGCCGCGGTTGGTCCGGCGCCACGCCGCAGCCACGGCTTACACTCGCGCCCAATTCCTGA
- a CDS encoding phosphatase PAP2 family protein, which produces MSLLSAPTTPHALASPVSASSWWWPLVIFVLGTPLWLQLWEPTLFITINQWCAPLAAEFWTGLSLLGNGWGLLAVTAPLLVFAPRLMVAWLCAAPFAVLFARTGKFFIESPRPAAVVDNAQMRVVGELLHNVSMPSGHTLTAFAVASGIYYALTVAQRRRHWWLLVLAAGTGLSRIAVGAHWPGDVAVGASLGLLAGLLGHQVWIRLPSTQFAPTAWGVRIAAVLVALSIFHLVTEDLDFAENHRTQMVLTVVAVTSLLVYLWRLLASTFQKK; this is translated from the coding sequence ATGTCGCTACTGTCTGCCCCCACCACGCCCCACGCCCTCGCCAGCCCGGTATCCGCCAGCAGCTGGTGGTGGCCTTTGGTGATCTTCGTTTTGGGCACACCACTATGGCTGCAGCTGTGGGAGCCCACGCTTTTCATCACCATCAACCAGTGGTGCGCGCCCTTGGCCGCCGAGTTCTGGACCGGCTTGTCCCTCCTGGGCAATGGCTGGGGTTTGCTGGCGGTAACGGCCCCGCTGCTGGTATTCGCTCCTCGCTTGATGGTGGCCTGGCTGTGTGCGGCACCTTTTGCAGTGCTGTTCGCGCGCACCGGCAAGTTCTTTATTGAAAGCCCGCGCCCGGCAGCGGTAGTCGACAACGCGCAGATGCGCGTGGTCGGTGAGCTGCTGCACAACGTGTCCATGCCCTCCGGCCATACCTTGACGGCTTTTGCTGTCGCCTCGGGCATCTACTACGCCCTCACCGTGGCCCAACGCAGGCGCCACTGGTGGTTGCTGGTGTTGGCTGCCGGCACCGGTCTGTCCCGCATTGCAGTGGGTGCCCATTGGCCGGGTGATGTGGCGGTGGGTGCCAGTCTGGGCCTGCTCGCAGGTTTGCTGGGGCACCAAGTTTGGATCCGCTTGCCTTCAACGCAGTTTGCGCCTACGGCATGGGGTGTGCGCATCGCCGCGGTGCTGGTGGCCTTGTCCATCTTTCATTTGGTCACCGAGGATCTTGATTTTGCGGAAAACCATAGAACTCAGATGGTACTCACCGTGGTGGCAGTCACCAGTTTGCTGGTTTACCTCTGGCGATTGCTCGCATCGACGTTTCAAAAGAAATAG
- a CDS encoding TerC family protein: MQTIAPLWLWATFIGIVLVSLFVDFVVLKKQGAHDIGVKEALNWSLIWIALSFLFNGLFWWAVKDTTGSTEIANTKSLEFLTGYLIEKSLAVDNIFVFLLIFTYFAVPTHYQKRVLMIGIIGAIVLRTIMILVGGWLLAEFHWILYVFGAFLILTGVKMWWAAGQEPSLDDNPALKLLRKILPVSKNYDGENFWTVENGKKIATPLFMVICLVALTDVIFAVDSIPAIFAITSDPFIVLTSNVFAILGLRAMYFLLAAVANKFHLLNYGLAVILVFIGTKMCLIDIYKIPVGASLGVVVGILAVTMWLSVRTSKVEERA, encoded by the coding sequence ATGCAAACAATCGCACCGCTGTGGCTATGGGCCACCTTCATCGGCATCGTACTGGTGTCACTCTTCGTCGACTTCGTCGTCCTCAAAAAGCAGGGCGCCCATGACATCGGCGTCAAAGAGGCGCTTAACTGGTCCCTGATCTGGATTGCCTTGAGCTTCTTGTTCAACGGCTTGTTCTGGTGGGCTGTCAAAGACACGACTGGTTCTACTGAGATCGCCAACACCAAGTCGCTGGAGTTCCTGACCGGCTACCTCATCGAGAAGTCACTGGCGGTGGACAACATCTTTGTGTTCCTGCTGATCTTCACCTACTTCGCGGTGCCCACGCACTACCAGAAGCGGGTGCTGATGATCGGCATCATCGGTGCCATCGTGTTGCGCACCATCATGATTCTGGTGGGCGGCTGGTTGTTGGCTGAGTTCCACTGGATTTTGTATGTGTTCGGCGCTTTCCTGATCCTCACCGGCGTGAAGATGTGGTGGGCGGCAGGCCAGGAACCCAGTCTGGATGACAACCCAGCCTTGAAGCTGCTGCGCAAGATCCTGCCCGTGAGCAAGAACTACGACGGCGAAAATTTCTGGACCGTGGAAAACGGCAAGAAGATCGCAACCCCCTTGTTCATGGTGATCTGCTTGGTGGCCCTGACGGACGTGATCTTTGCGGTGGACTCCATTCCCGCGATCTTCGCGATCACCAGTGACCCCTTCATCGTGCTGACCAGCAATGTGTTTGCGATTCTGGGTCTGCGTGCCATGTACTTCCTGCTGGCTGCGGTGGCGAACAAGTTCCACTTGTTGAACTATGGTCTGGCCGTCATTCTGGTGTTCATCGGTACCAAGATGTGCCTGATCGATATCTACAAGATCCCCGTGGGTGCATCCCTGGGTGTGGTGGTGGGCATTCTGGCCGTCACCATGTGGTTGAGCGTTCGCACCAGCAAGGTGGAAGAACGCGCATGA
- a CDS encoding exopolysaccharide biosynthesis protein, with product MSDHHTQADRLRAAAAALQDQPLSLQQLFRLHGRAGPGALLVVLSVPCLLPVPGAGVFMSMGMAMVAWMIWRYYPRLVMPRKVGRFQLSPPMARRALNTLAWLYEKASRVMRARLRWWVQPGHRVWLAPFVAAMAMIIFLPIPFGNVVPAAALLLIGLGLVFEDGLAMLTGVLVGLALVAVLAGLAGGAAHWAPELWAAWPLRPQ from the coding sequence ATGAGTGATCACCACACGCAGGCCGACCGCCTGCGGGCCGCAGCGGCAGCGCTGCAGGATCAACCCCTGAGCTTGCAGCAACTGTTCCGCCTGCATGGGCGGGCGGGGCCGGGGGCTTTGCTCGTGGTCCTGTCTGTGCCTTGCCTGCTGCCGGTACCTGGTGCCGGCGTATTCATGTCCATGGGTATGGCGATGGTGGCGTGGATGATCTGGCGCTACTACCCGCGCTTGGTCATGCCGCGCAAGGTGGGGCGCTTTCAGCTCTCGCCACCCATGGCGCGCCGGGCTTTGAATACGCTGGCCTGGTTGTATGAAAAAGCCTCCCGTGTCATGCGGGCCCGGCTGCGCTGGTGGGTGCAGCCCGGTCACCGGGTCTGGCTCGCTCCCTTCGTCGCCGCCATGGCGATGATCATTTTTTTGCCCATTCCGTTCGGTAATGTGGTGCCGGCAGCGGCCTTGCTGCTCATCGGACTGGGGCTCGTGTTTGAGGACGGACTGGCGATGTTGACCGGTGTCCTCGTGGGTTTGGCGCTGGTTGCGGTATTGGCCGGTCTGGCAGGCGGTGCTGCTCACTGGGCGCCAGAGCTGTGGGCCGCTTGGCCTCTGCGCCCACAGTAA
- a CDS encoding Rossmann-like and DUF2520 domain-containing protein yields MTTLNLIGAGRVGRTLATVWARHGVFEIQDVLTSSLTSAQEACAAIGAGTAVATLQAMRPADVWMVAVQDARIADVAHALAATQASGATGPIVFHCSGAQNAGSLQPLAELGWRTASAHCILSFANVAAAVQQFAGTACALEGEATACAVLEPAFQTIGGQCFRVAAEDKVLYHAAAVFATNFLPVLQSVAEAAWTRTGVPTHLLPQLRANLLRNAVDNITRLGPAGALTGPAARGDVAAIERQAVVVQTWDAPSGDAYRALSTLALRLAGH; encoded by the coding sequence GTGACAACCCTGAACCTGATTGGTGCCGGCCGGGTAGGCCGCACATTGGCCACCGTGTGGGCACGGCATGGCGTGTTCGAGATTCAGGACGTGCTGACCAGCAGCCTGACGAGTGCACAAGAGGCCTGCGCCGCGATAGGCGCTGGTACCGCCGTAGCAACCCTTCAGGCCATGCGTCCGGCCGATGTGTGGATGGTGGCAGTGCAGGACGCACGGATCGCAGATGTCGCCCATGCACTGGCTGCCACACAAGCATCCGGGGCCACCGGCCCCATCGTCTTTCATTGCAGCGGCGCCCAGAACGCCGGCAGCTTGCAGCCCTTGGCCGAGTTGGGTTGGCGTACGGCCAGCGCGCACTGCATCCTGAGTTTTGCCAACGTAGCGGCAGCGGTGCAGCAGTTTGCGGGCACAGCATGCGCACTCGAGGGCGAGGCGACTGCCTGCGCTGTGTTGGAGCCTGCCTTCCAAACCATTGGCGGCCAGTGCTTCCGGGTGGCCGCTGAAGACAAGGTGCTGTACCACGCAGCAGCGGTATTTGCGACCAACTTTCTGCCGGTGCTGCAGTCCGTCGCGGAAGCTGCGTGGACCCGCACCGGTGTGCCCACGCACTTGCTGCCTCAACTGCGCGCCAACCTGCTGCGAAACGCGGTGGACAACATTACGCGCCTGGGGCCTGCCGGTGCCTTGACAGGACCGGCCGCGCGAGGCGATGTGGCCGCGATTGAACGGCAAGCCGTCGTGGTGCAGACATGGGATGCGCCCAGTGGCGATGCCTACCGGGCCCTCAGCACCTTGGCACTGAGGTTGGCAGGGCACTGA
- a CDS encoding NAD-dependent epimerase/dehydratase family protein: protein MKKILVTGGTGAVGKYIVDDLVQHGYTVGVLDLAAPARSDVTHHAVDVLQLDAVLQAMAGYDAVMHVAGIPHPLNDPAKRVFDVNVNGSFNVLEAAAQHGIAKVVFTSSESTMGFAFAAHRLAPLYIPVDEAHPARPQDPYGLSKVVSEQICKTYTERYGMRTVCLRMPWVWLPYEAQRPFYRSLVAEYPHWYKNIWTFVDARDVATAHRLALEVDLDHKHEAFFITGPHNWTGRDGRELMAEFWPEVTQFAPDFAGTDPMISHAKAARLLGYKPLYGVQEVLDSSSL from the coding sequence ATGAAAAAAATTCTGGTTACAGGCGGCACCGGTGCCGTCGGCAAATACATTGTGGACGATCTGGTGCAGCACGGATACACCGTGGGCGTGCTCGATCTGGCAGCCCCCGCCCGCAGCGACGTGACGCACCATGCTGTGGACGTGCTGCAGCTGGATGCGGTGCTGCAGGCCATGGCCGGTTATGACGCCGTCATGCATGTGGCCGGCATTCCGCACCCGCTCAACGATCCCGCCAAGCGGGTGTTTGACGTGAACGTGAACGGCTCCTTCAACGTGCTGGAAGCCGCCGCCCAGCATGGCATTGCCAAAGTGGTGTTCACTTCCAGCGAATCGACCATGGGCTTTGCCTTTGCCGCGCACCGGCTGGCGCCCCTGTACATCCCGGTGGACGAGGCCCACCCTGCCCGCCCGCAGGACCCCTACGGCCTGAGCAAAGTGGTGAGCGAACAAATCTGCAAGACCTACACCGAGCGCTATGGCATGCGCACCGTGTGTTTGCGCATGCCCTGGGTATGGCTGCCGTACGAAGCGCAGCGCCCCTTCTACCGCTCGCTGGTTGCCGAATATCCCCACTGGTACAAAAACATCTGGACCTTTGTGGACGCACGGGATGTGGCCACCGCGCACCGCCTGGCGCTGGAAGTCGATCTGGACCACAAACACGAAGCGTTTTTCATCACCGGACCGCACAACTGGACGGGCCGCGACGGTCGCGAATTGATGGCCGAGTTCTGGCCGGAGGTCACGCAGTTCGCCCCGGACTTTGCTGGCACAGATCCCATGATTTCGCATGCGAAAGCCGCACGCCTGTTGGGCTACAAGCCGCTTTATGGCGTACAGGAAGTGTTGGACAGTTCGTCCTTGTAG
- a CDS encoding serine/threonine protein kinase, with protein MHSTAGSALHPFESLTPDLVLDALDSVGLRGDGRLTALSSYENRVYQVQLEDGAPVVAKFYRPERWSDAQIQEEHDFAAELMAAEIPVVGPMVLSGQFAAGPPQGEFAPSGGSDPRSGGAWGPRSLHHFGGFAFSVSPRRGGRPPELDDGEVLEWIGRFLARIHAVGAKRPFVHRPALDVQTFAIEPMQWLLANQMVPLDVQTLWSERCEQAIDLIASRADMAGATGQKKANSSGICQLRLHGDCHPGNILWTPTDVAASAGPGPHFVDLDDARTGPAVQDLWMLLSGDRQQQTRQLGMLVDGYEQFREFDRAELALIEPLRTLRLIHYSAWLARRWSDPTFPANFPWFGSSDYWKGQIQMLEDQIEAMEQDPLIV; from the coding sequence ATGCACAGCACCGCGGGCTCCGCCCTCCACCCCTTTGAATCCCTCACTCCCGACCTGGTGCTTGACGCGCTGGACAGCGTGGGCCTGCGTGGCGACGGTCGCCTGACCGCTCTCTCGTCCTACGAAAACCGCGTCTACCAAGTGCAACTGGAAGACGGCGCCCCGGTGGTCGCCAAGTTCTACCGGCCTGAGCGCTGGAGCGATGCCCAGATCCAGGAGGAGCACGACTTTGCGGCGGAACTGATGGCCGCCGAAATTCCTGTGGTGGGGCCGATGGTGCTTAGTGGTCAATTCGCCGCCGGGCCGCCCCAAGGCGAATTCGCCCCCTCGGGGGGCAGCGACCCGCGCAGCGGTGGAGCGTGGGGGCCACGTTCTCTTCACCACTTCGGCGGCTTTGCCTTTTCGGTGAGCCCCCGCCGTGGTGGCCGCCCGCCTGAACTGGACGATGGCGAGGTGCTGGAATGGATTGGCCGCTTTCTGGCGCGAATCCATGCCGTGGGGGCCAAGCGCCCGTTTGTGCACCGCCCGGCCTTGGATGTGCAAACCTTTGCCATTGAGCCCATGCAATGGCTTCTGGCGAACCAGATGGTGCCGCTGGATGTGCAAACCCTGTGGAGCGAGCGCTGCGAGCAAGCTATCGATTTGATAGCTTCTCGCGCAGATATGGCCGGGGCTACAGGCCAAAAAAAGGCAAATTCGAGCGGTATATGCCAGCTACGCCTGCACGGCGACTGCCACCCCGGCAACATTCTCTGGACGCCGACCGACGTGGCTGCCAGCGCGGGCCCCGGCCCGCATTTTGTGGACCTGGACGACGCGCGCACCGGCCCGGCGGTGCAAGACCTCTGGATGTTGCTCAGCGGCGACCGGCAGCAGCAAACCCGCCAGCTCGGCATGCTGGTGGACGGCTACGAACAATTCCGCGAGTTCGACCGGGCCGAGCTGGCGCTGATCGAGCCGCTGCGCACATTGCGCCTGATCCACTACAGCGCGTGGTTGGCCCGGCGCTGGAGCGACCCGACCTTTCCGGCCAACTTTCCGTGGTTCGGCAGCAGCGACTACTGGAAGGGCCAGATACAGATGCTGGAAGACCAGATAGAAGCCATGGAACAGGACCCGTTGATCGTCTGA
- a CDS encoding GlxA family transcriptional regulator: protein MQSLPPHAPKRVDVLVYPGFKGIEAIGAMSVFEYANIHLVQQGRPAGYVLRIVSSASGSVASDMHMQLDAQALREEDLPHTALIVGARGIEQALEANPALVAWTAAVAPRLERLVALCSGCFFLAKAGVLDGLLATTHWSVASLLQERFPAVDVQADAIYLRQGRIWTSAGVTAGIDLALALVEEDHGRSLALQVARDLVVYLKRPGGQSQFSVHLTSQSTGHAGIRDAQDWVLSHLSQPLDVAALAARAAMSERNFRRVFAKEVGSSPVQFIEAARLEAARRMLEEGDLPLKTIAARVGFASEQPLRKLFLKHLGVSPQAYRERFASALPASA from the coding sequence ATGCAATCTCTGCCACCCCATGCGCCCAAGCGGGTCGACGTCTTGGTCTACCCCGGATTCAAGGGCATCGAGGCCATAGGCGCCATGAGCGTATTCGAGTACGCCAACATCCACCTGGTGCAACAAGGCCGCCCGGCCGGGTATGTGCTGCGCATCGTGTCCAGCGCATCAGGCTCCGTGGCCTCCGACATGCACATGCAGCTGGACGCGCAGGCGCTGCGTGAAGAGGATCTGCCCCACACCGCCCTGATCGTCGGGGCGCGCGGTATCGAACAGGCGCTGGAAGCCAATCCCGCACTCGTGGCGTGGACCGCCGCGGTGGCGCCGCGCCTGGAGCGTCTTGTGGCCTTGTGTTCCGGGTGCTTCTTCCTTGCCAAAGCCGGCGTGCTGGACGGCCTGTTGGCCACCACCCACTGGAGTGTCGCGTCCCTGTTGCAAGAGCGCTTTCCGGCGGTGGATGTACAGGCCGATGCCATCTACCTGCGTCAAGGCCGTATCTGGACCTCCGCCGGTGTGACCGCCGGCATTGATCTGGCGCTGGCTTTGGTGGAGGAAGACCATGGCCGCAGTCTGGCGCTGCAAGTTGCGCGCGATCTGGTGGTTTACCTCAAGCGCCCTGGTGGCCAGTCGCAGTTCAGCGTGCACCTCACCAGCCAGAGTACCGGTCATGCCGGCATCCGCGATGCGCAGGACTGGGTGCTCTCGCATCTTTCCCAACCCTTGGATGTCGCGGCGCTGGCAGCCCGCGCCGCCATGAGCGAGCGCAACTTCAGAAGGGTGTTTGCCAAAGAAGTGGGCAGCAGCCCTGTGCAATTCATTGAGGCAGCCCGATTGGAGGCCGCCAGACGCATGCTGGAAGAGGGCGACTTGCCGCTCAAGACGATTGCCGCGCGCGTGGGCTTCGCTTCGGAACAGCCTTTGCGCAAGTTGTTCCTCAAGCACTTGGGGGTGAGCCCCCAAGCCTACCGGGAGCGCTTTGCCAGCGCACTCCCGGCATCTGCATGA
- a CDS encoding S-(hydroxymethyl)glutathione dehydrogenase/class III alcohol dehydrogenase: MQTRAAVAWKAGQPLTIETVDLQGPKFGEVLVEIKATGICHTDYYTLSGADPEGIFPAILGHEGAGIVVDVGPGVTSLKKGDHVIPLYTPECRQCKFCLSRKTNLCQLIRGTQGKGLMPDATSRFSLNGEPIFHYMGTSTFSNYTVAPEISLAKIRDDAPFDKVCYIGCGVTTGIGAVIFTAKVEAGANAVVFGLGGIGLNVIQGLKMVGADKIIGVDLNPAREAMARSFGMTHFLNPKDIEAAGGNIVDAIVQLTDGGADYSFECIGNTKVMRQALECTHKGWGQSIIIGVAEAGAEISTRPFQLVTGREWKGSAFGGARGRTDVPKIVDWYMEGKINIDSLITHTMPLEDINKGFDLMKRGESIRGVVIY, translated from the coding sequence ATGCAAACACGTGCCGCCGTCGCCTGGAAAGCAGGCCAACCCCTGACCATTGAAACCGTAGACCTGCAAGGCCCCAAGTTCGGCGAAGTGCTCGTCGAAATCAAGGCCACCGGCATCTGCCACACCGACTACTACACCCTGAGCGGTGCCGACCCGGAAGGCATCTTCCCCGCCATTCTGGGGCACGAAGGCGCCGGCATTGTGGTGGACGTGGGTCCGGGCGTGACCAGCCTCAAAAAAGGCGATCATGTCATTCCGCTCTACACGCCAGAATGCCGCCAGTGCAAGTTCTGCTTGAGCCGCAAGACCAACCTATGCCAGCTGATTCGCGGTACCCAGGGCAAGGGTCTGATGCCCGATGCCACCAGCCGCTTCAGCCTGAATGGCGAGCCCATCTTTCACTACATGGGTACCAGCACCTTCAGCAACTACACCGTAGCGCCTGAAATCAGCTTGGCCAAAATCCGTGACGACGCTCCCTTTGACAAGGTTTGCTACATCGGCTGCGGCGTGACCACCGGTATCGGTGCAGTGATCTTTACCGCCAAGGTGGAAGCCGGTGCCAACGCGGTCGTGTTCGGCCTGGGCGGCATCGGCCTGAACGTGATCCAGGGCTTGAAGATGGTGGGCGCGGACAAGATCATCGGTGTGGACCTGAACCCTGCCCGCGAGGCCATGGCCCGCAGCTTTGGCATGACCCACTTCCTGAACCCCAAGGACATTGAGGCCGCTGGCGGCAACATCGTGGACGCGATTGTGCAGCTCACCGACGGCGGCGCCGATTACAGCTTCGAGTGCATCGGCAACACCAAGGTCATGCGCCAGGCGCTGGAGTGCACCCACAAGGGCTGGGGTCAGAGCATCATCATCGGCGTGGCCGAAGCCGGAGCCGAAATCTCTACCCGCCCCTTCCAGTTGGTCACCGGCCGGGAATGGAAGGGCTCTGCCTTTGGTGGCGCACGCGGCCGCACCGATGTGCCCAAGATCGTGGACTGGTACATGGAAGGCAAGATCAACATCGACAGCCTGATCACCCACACCATGCCCCTGGAAGACATCAACAAGGGCTTCGACCTGATGAAGCGCGGCGAATCGATCCGCGGCGTGGTGATTTACTAA